A part of Methanothermobacter thermautotrophicus genomic DNA contains:
- a CDS encoding sensor histidine kinase → MGSAALLRPESLDEKITLSMSISVLIISIMALILWLTGALQTPQVGPFLDKDPTIFMSFILLATATLSLKVSRKVTSVVLSLMVMALQFSGGSQPLHPGAWTVTSLIIISYSAAIILFSIERYSVAQIISYTAGTAAYALFLSDITGIMETEPHFRACITSAAMMVFLAIGLLSTHPSRGVVEPLYSGRIGGYTGRMLIPIVIGSLTITSFIVISGSSHIPFSVDVFLATLNLALLIVIITFTAYKLNQVDYERIKNQRKSQRMWRFFRNVVDNLEEAVAVLDSNGDIIHSNTAMKNLELDLRRLWKENLDGKDLPQPIGTLRSAGRYFTGWAIPLDDGGIISLMDISGLVEVQEDLRSSLREKEALLREIQHRVRNNLQIITGLINIQLQDADGPAKEALLAVQTRVRAMTIIQESLYSTDDYSSVHIESCISRMIEHLKSLLGAHGVGFHIRADLKLNLETAMPLCLMVNELVTNAIKHAFPEGKGKVHIEIEEGESGYRMRFADDGIGFSGDGYGTGLKLVRILVEQLEGDLKILVNEEKGGTEILVPFRELHYRERT, encoded by the coding sequence ATGGGCTCTGCAGCTTTATTAAGACCCGAATCCCTCGATGAAAAGATAACACTTTCAATGAGCATTTCTGTACTCATAATATCCATCATGGCACTGATTCTATGGTTAACCGGGGCGCTCCAGACACCCCAGGTTGGACCCTTCCTTGATAAGGACCCGACCATATTTATGAGTTTCATTCTCCTGGCCACCGCAACCCTATCCCTGAAGGTTTCCAGGAAAGTAACATCCGTCGTTCTATCACTGATGGTCATGGCCCTCCAGTTTTCTGGAGGTAGCCAACCCCTCCACCCTGGGGCATGGACAGTAACATCCCTTATAATCATATCATACTCCGCTGCAATAATCCTTTTTTCCATTGAACGGTACTCAGTTGCCCAGATAATCAGTTACACTGCAGGTACAGCGGCATATGCACTTTTCCTATCAGACATAACCGGGATTATGGAAACAGAGCCACATTTCAGGGCATGCATAACCTCCGCTGCCATGATGGTGTTCCTGGCCATAGGCCTCCTCAGCACCCACCCCTCAAGGGGTGTTGTGGAGCCACTCTATTCAGGGAGGATCGGGGGCTACACCGGGCGGATGCTGATACCCATCGTGATAGGTTCCCTGACCATCACATCATTCATAGTAATCAGCGGCAGCAGCCACATCCCCTTCTCCGTCGATGTCTTCCTGGCCACCCTGAACCTGGCACTTTTAATTGTAATAATAACATTCACAGCCTACAAACTCAACCAGGTGGATTATGAGAGAATAAAAAATCAGAGGAAAAGCCAGAGGATGTGGAGGTTCTTCAGGAACGTTGTGGACAACCTTGAGGAGGCGGTGGCGGTCCTGGACTCTAACGGGGACATCATCCACAGCAACACCGCCATGAAGAACCTGGAACTGGACCTCAGGAGACTGTGGAAAGAAAATCTGGACGGTAAGGATCTTCCACAGCCCATAGGAACCTTAAGATCCGCAGGCAGGTACTTCACGGGATGGGCCATACCCCTGGATGATGGCGGGATCATATCCCTGATGGATATAAGCGGACTTGTGGAGGTACAGGAGGATCTGCGGTCATCCCTCAGGGAAAAGGAGGCGCTGCTGAGGGAAATCCAGCACAGGGTCAGGAACAACCTTCAGATAATCACAGGCCTCATAAACATCCAGCTTCAGGATGCAGATGGTCCAGCGAAGGAGGCGCTCCTGGCTGTCCAGACCAGGGTGAGGGCCATGACCATAATACAGGAGTCACTCTACAGCACTGATGATTACAGCAGTGTACACATCGAATCATGTATTTCCAGGATGATAGAGCACCTCAAATCCCTGCTGGGTGCACACGGTGTGGGATTCCATATCAGAGCGGACCTCAAACTCAACCTTGAAACAGCGATGCCACTATGCCTCATGGTAAATGAGCTTGTGACAAATGCCATAAAACATGCATTCCCTGAGGGGAAGGGAAAGGTCCACATTGAGATAGAGGAGGGGGAATCAGGGTACCGCATGCGCTTTGCAGATGATGGAATCGGTTTCAGTGGTGATGGGTATGGTACGGGCCTGAAACTTGTAAGGATCCTTGTGGAGCAGCTTGAGGGGGATCTGAAGATCCTTGTAAATGAGGAGAAAGGGGGGACGGAGATACTGGTACCCTTCAGGGAACTCCACTACAGGGAGAGGACCTAG
- a CDS encoding DUF6653 family protein: MAAIGRVPIVWGVYRLEVWPLLPVFAMVYPGKLWYPDRLVWLYQEMKENPEYRDWLYWPVKICLFSTFCYS; this comes from the coding sequence ATAGCAGCCATCGGGAGGGTCCCAATTGTTTGGGGTGTCTACCGCCTGGAGGTGTGGCCACTCTTACCTGTATTTGCAATGGTCTACCCTGGCAAGCTGTGGTACCCAGACAGATTGGTCTGGTTGTACCAGGAAATGAAGGAAAACCCTGAATACAGGGACTGGCTCTACTGGCCGGTAAAGATTTGCCTTTTCTCCACCTTCTGTTATTCATGA
- a CDS encoding pseudomurein-binding repeat-containing protein, translating to MRHALILIAIICSTVALSGCTETSNTLSESAGVPVAEVPEIAHRVSSASGTIDSIEYKGLNLSMNQCLYIFGRAIVMLASNEKGNIPVREYGNPESPDGRLSSAKLTRAEYVDIANRTCTWMDKNGRVPNHVGIRQEGARDLSPDTVLRLFVKVLTEYRSTGKLPETVTVP from the coding sequence ATGAGACACGCTTTAATTTTGATAGCCATAATATGTTCCACTGTGGCTCTCTCAGGGTGTACAGAAACAAGCAACACCCTATCTGAGAGTGCAGGTGTGCCGGTGGCCGAGGTGCCTGAAATAGCCCACAGGGTTTCAAGTGCCAGCGGGACCATAGATTCAATAGAATATAAGGGACTCAACCTTTCAATGAACCAGTGCCTCTACATATTCGGCAGGGCCATAGTCATGCTTGCGAGTAACGAAAAGGGTAACATACCTGTAAGGGAGTATGGCAACCCTGAGAGTCCTGATGGCAGGTTAAGCTCCGCAAAATTAACAAGGGCAGAGTACGTTGACATTGCTAACAGGACCTGCACCTGGATGGATAAGAATGGAAGGGTTCCGAATCATGTTGGAATAAGGCAGGAGGGGGCCAGGGACCTCTCACCTGATACAGTGCTCAGGTTATTTGTGAAGGTCCTTACAGAGTACAGGTCCACGGGTAAACTCCCTGAGACGGTTACGGTTCCATAG
- a CDS encoding M28 family metallopeptidase, whose amino-acid sequence MELKPLIIMIILLSGIQPVHPADMVGDIRHLSEDIGPRPAGSAREMMAAEYLASRFRTLGIDTEVEEFGYYSLTSPGVRRSCNVIATIEGDSEDEIIICADLDTPMDPVSGNYSAGASDDATGLALLLEIAERYHDRRPPYTIKLIAFGAGEDGFTFPLVTPKRTSLSPDAYHQIVYLPYLVGARHYILNRQDDVDRIIAVISLEAMGTGTPCVVRRDYYSDNSGPLVDLIALNARLHGIRACVVDFMAASTPSGEQPISHVYLPFSVAGVPSTFLVSMRDPSSGGVHSTITEMPGYLSDRDTYSNLVEESGGVEGLKGHMDVMADMVECSVEAIFLVNRVKDLFLLY is encoded by the coding sequence ATGGAGTTGAAGCCCCTCATCATCATGATCATCCTTCTCTCCGGGATCCAGCCGGTTCACCCGGCGGATATGGTGGGAGATATAAGGCACCTCTCAGAGGATATAGGTCCAAGACCCGCCGGTTCCGCAAGGGAGATGATGGCTGCAGAGTACCTCGCCTCCCGCTTCCGGACCCTGGGTATAGATACGGAGGTGGAGGAATTCGGGTACTACTCATTAACCTCACCCGGGGTGAGGAGGTCATGCAACGTTATCGCCACCATTGAGGGTGATTCAGAGGATGAGATCATAATCTGCGCCGATCTGGACACTCCAATGGATCCTGTGAGCGGGAACTACTCAGCAGGGGCCAGCGATGATGCGACCGGACTTGCACTGCTCCTTGAAATCGCGGAGAGGTACCATGACCGGAGGCCGCCCTACACCATTAAACTCATAGCCTTCGGTGCCGGGGAGGATGGCTTCACCTTCCCCCTTGTAACCCCGAAAAGGACCTCCCTCTCCCCTGATGCCTACCACCAGATCGTCTATCTCCCCTACCTGGTGGGTGCAAGGCATTACATCCTTAACAGGCAGGATGATGTGGACAGGATCATTGCAGTTATCAGCCTGGAGGCCATGGGCACAGGGACCCCCTGCGTCGTCAGAAGGGACTACTACTCAGATAACAGCGGCCCCCTTGTGGACCTCATCGCCCTCAACGCCCGGCTGCATGGCATCAGGGCTTGTGTGGTTGACTTCATGGCGGCCTCAACACCATCCGGTGAGCAGCCAATAAGTCACGTCTACCTCCCATTCTCGGTTGCAGGCGTCCCCTCAACCTTCCTGGTCTCCATGAGGGACCCCTCCAGTGGGGGTGTCCACAGCACCATCACTGAGATGCCCGGCTACCTCTCAGACCGTGACACCTACAGCAACCTCGTGGAGGAGTCCGGTGGGGTGGAAGGACTTAAGGGGCACATGGATGTCATGGCTGACATGGTGGAGTGCAGTGTTGAAGCTATATTCCTTGTCAACAGGGTAAAGGACCTTTTTCTACTCTATTAG
- a CDS encoding DNA double-strand break repair nuclease NurA, producing MFHVLGSLYEEAALRGGMLKSSAESRLQELPDVSEYWIRHESMDDSLSTAAADGGSGFKEFSGLILTAINTAVLSDSDEVVEGSFLDILGWQAGIRERVRNLTAICEFKNSIIAMDELQPDLLIMDGSLIGTILRPVRYDGVLGDDVKGWIRRNCLREVAASMDGVYVHSRSMEDTIRDALRSERPVVYLEGIERMVSIWKLLKKTRDMVAVSERSTMSDIFGDMSDLSVFNTLTAGPGHSVPVHRELSGLKGKFPVLDAFFSGLEFTVFYARLEENGRVLKFEVPRRLGTGEIGEYLEGLRASSAEGYPHILRRVKEDVRITATEMDIIAGMVLEGLI from the coding sequence GTGTTTCATGTGCTGGGATCCCTCTATGAGGAAGCGGCCCTCAGGGGTGGGATGCTGAAATCTTCAGCAGAATCCAGGCTCCAGGAACTTCCCGATGTCAGTGAATACTGGATCAGGCATGAGTCCATGGATGACTCACTCTCAACTGCAGCAGCCGATGGTGGCTCGGGTTTTAAGGAATTTTCAGGCCTCATACTCACAGCCATCAACACCGCCGTGCTCTCAGACTCCGATGAGGTGGTTGAGGGGAGCTTCCTGGACATTCTTGGATGGCAGGCAGGTATAAGGGAGCGTGTGAGGAACCTCACAGCCATATGCGAATTCAAGAACAGCATAATCGCCATGGATGAGCTGCAGCCTGACCTCCTCATCATGGACGGCTCCCTCATAGGGACCATCCTGAGGCCCGTCAGGTATGATGGAGTCCTGGGTGATGATGTTAAGGGGTGGATAAGGCGTAACTGCCTGAGGGAGGTGGCAGCATCAATGGATGGGGTCTATGTACATTCAAGGTCCATGGAGGACACCATCAGGGACGCCCTAAGGTCTGAAAGACCCGTGGTTTACCTTGAGGGCATTGAGAGGATGGTGTCAATATGGAAGCTACTCAAGAAGACCAGGGACATGGTGGCGGTGTCTGAGAGGTCAACCATGTCAGACATATTCGGGGATATGTCTGATCTCTCTGTATTCAATACACTCACAGCTGGACCAGGCCACTCCGTCCCGGTTCACAGGGAACTATCAGGTCTCAAGGGTAAGTTCCCGGTCCTTGACGCCTTCTTCAGCGGCCTTGAATTCACGGTGTTCTACGCCAGGCTCGAGGAGAACGGCAGGGTCCTTAAATTTGAGGTACCGCGACGCCTGGGCACCGGTGAAATTGGTGAATACCTTGAGGGTCTCAGGGCATCATCGGCAGAGGGATACCCACACATCCTCAGGAGGGTGAAGGAGGATGTAAGGATAACAGCCACGGAGATGGATATCATCGCCGGGATGGTCCTTGAGGGGCTAATCTAA
- a CDS encoding ATP-binding protein, giving the protein MGRCYGETSPWRVSFVSREMPGVGEYVVMEYDGRRVLGMIESLLRGVPGVTEDLNDPETVERIIRVTGGRQYVRGTVRVLGDVETLEIPRVPPGPGTEVRSADPETLGRIFGRGNLTLGRLLTASAPFTVDINRMVTRHLAVLAVTGAGKSNTVAVIVDGLLRAGGTVIIFDMHSEYVNARFTGGRVNRIGASINPAHLSLREIKRLSNVRDNAYVQERYLSRAHRMVRSGMEAGSSSPAEFFRRMDEKLDELLSENSSDRRSIIDVQNKLEHMRESYEEIIDMESEGIIERLRLNHANVIDLGSVDETGSDVIVSHVLQEVLQSRKEYLRNGTGLEAPVFIVLEEAHILAPSDRPTESRYWIGRVAREGRKFGVGLCLVSQSPKSLDHEALSQANNMIIMRLIEPNDQLHVQRASEALSDDLLSHLPSLNIGEAVVVGLMAPLPAIVRIDEFEGKLSGGDLDVAGIWSGMRVRDE; this is encoded by the coding sequence GTGGGAAGGTGCTATGGTGAGACATCACCCTGGAGGGTGAGCTTCGTCTCAAGGGAGATGCCAGGGGTTGGCGAGTACGTTGTGATGGAGTATGATGGGCGACGAGTACTGGGGATGATTGAGTCACTCCTGAGGGGCGTCCCGGGCGTCACAGAGGACCTCAATGACCCTGAGACGGTTGAGAGGATAATCAGGGTCACAGGGGGGAGGCAGTATGTCAGGGGCACTGTCAGGGTACTGGGTGATGTTGAAACCCTGGAGATACCCAGGGTGCCCCCGGGTCCAGGGACGGAGGTGAGGTCAGCCGACCCGGAGACCCTCGGGAGGATATTCGGGCGCGGAAACCTGACCCTCGGGAGGTTACTTACGGCCAGCGCACCCTTCACAGTTGACATCAACCGTATGGTCACAAGGCACCTGGCGGTCCTGGCAGTCACAGGGGCGGGTAAATCCAACACCGTGGCGGTCATAGTGGACGGACTCCTCAGGGCAGGCGGGACCGTCATAATCTTTGACATGCACTCAGAGTACGTCAACGCCAGGTTCACAGGTGGAAGGGTTAACAGAATAGGGGCATCCATAAACCCGGCCCACCTCTCACTCAGAGAGATTAAGAGGCTCAGCAACGTCAGGGATAACGCCTACGTCCAGGAGAGGTACCTTTCAAGGGCTCACAGGATGGTAAGGTCCGGGATGGAGGCCGGCAGCTCATCACCAGCTGAATTCTTCAGGAGGATGGATGAGAAACTGGATGAGCTTCTCTCAGAGAACAGCAGCGACAGGAGGAGCATAATCGATGTCCAGAACAAGCTGGAGCACATGCGTGAATCCTATGAGGAGATAATAGACATGGAGTCTGAGGGGATAATTGAGAGGCTCAGATTAAACCATGCCAATGTGATCGACCTCGGCTCAGTGGATGAGACAGGTTCAGATGTCATTGTGAGCCATGTGCTCCAGGAGGTCCTCCAGAGCAGGAAGGAGTATCTCAGGAATGGCACCGGCCTTGAGGCGCCGGTATTCATTGTCCTTGAGGAGGCCCACATACTCGCACCCTCTGACCGGCCAACCGAGTCAAGGTACTGGATAGGCAGGGTCGCCAGGGAGGGGAGGAAGTTCGGGGTCGGGTTATGCCTGGTGAGCCAGAGCCCCAAGTCCCTTGACCATGAGGCCCTCTCCCAGGCCAACAACATGATCATCATGCGCCTCATCGAACCCAACGACCAGCTGCACGTTCAGAGGGCCAGTGAGGCCCTCAGTGATGATCTGTTATCTCATCTTCCCTCACTGAACATCGGGGAGGCGGTTGTGGTCGGCCTCATGGCACCCTTACCGGCCATTGTGAGGATAGATGAATTTGAGGGTAAGCTCTCGGGCGGTGACCTTGACGTTGCAGGGATATGGAGTGGTATGCGGGTAAGGGATGAGTAG
- a CDS encoding YkvA family protein, whose amino-acid sequence MTESDFKDFYDVLVENLESYNGEYASFIDYGPKLFKLLTDFLGYEHLKSQLKLKISAAIAYYVVPMDIIPETVYGAYGYIDDIFITAYVIRILADVYGYDLLSEYWHDKDDLEEVVELCYERSKDVLRDKTSDVLNYVGLL is encoded by the coding sequence ATGACAGAGTCAGATTTTAAGGATTTCTATGATGTGCTTGTTGAAAACCTTGAGTCATATAACGGGGAGTACGCATCCTTCATAGATTACGGGCCGAAGCTCTTCAAGTTGCTCACGGATTTTCTGGGCTATGAGCACCTTAAAAGCCAGCTCAAACTTAAGATTAGCGCCGCGATAGCCTACTACGTTGTCCCCATGGACATCATACCGGAGACAGTCTACGGTGCATATGGCTACATCGACGATATATTCATAACAGCATACGTTATAAGGATCCTGGCGGACGTTTACGGCTACGATTTACTCTCAGAGTACTGGCATGATAAGGATGACCTTGAGGAGGTCGTAGAGCTCTGCTATGAGAGGTCAAAGGATGTCCTGAGGGATAAAACCAGTGATGTTTTGAATTACGTTGGGTTGCTCTGA
- a CDS encoding BREX system ATP-binding domain-containing protein, whose protein sequence is MDAERIINALKNGNVPPDGVGEICVGREREIEEFDSILEKVKDGAAITRFLNGEFGSGKSFFLKLLEERALSDNFVVAKVTLSRDVPFNKFEVVYRNIVASLRCKTGVSLEHIIEKWITQLRMMSLRETTDPYQQERIVIENISSDLNEVRKHSTTFAAAIENYYKLSARGDQETAKYAMGWLSGEKNIPFTIKRQFGVKGDIDRENAFKYLEALSSFLRALKYSGLIILIDEAEHIMTLHTKKLRDMAYDYMRYIYDECSIGRFQNTLFIFAGTPEFFEDPKLGVPSYTALNERIEDAIKTEFRDLRKPIIKLDGFRRENLQELSERLISMHEEVYGWEATPVRESLDGIISRHEANAELTGYISPRNFVKSFISVLDIVHQNPELRSEAEILDLFEEKEIEFEEDEDWV, encoded by the coding sequence ATGGATGCAGAGAGGATTATAAACGCCCTTAAAAATGGTAACGTCCCCCCGGATGGTGTGGGTGAGATATGCGTTGGTCGTGAGAGGGAGATTGAGGAGTTCGACAGCATACTGGAGAAGGTGAAGGATGGAGCTGCCATAACAAGGTTCCTCAATGGAGAGTTCGGGTCGGGGAAGTCATTCTTCCTGAAGTTACTCGAGGAGAGGGCTCTCTCAGATAACTTCGTCGTGGCGAAGGTAACCCTCAGCCGTGACGTCCCCTTCAACAAGTTTGAGGTGGTATACAGGAATATCGTGGCTTCACTCCGCTGCAAGACCGGTGTATCCCTTGAGCATATAATCGAAAAATGGATCACACAGCTCAGGATGATGTCCCTCAGGGAGACCACGGACCCCTACCAGCAGGAGAGGATTGTGATTGAGAACATCAGCAGTGACCTGAATGAGGTCCGGAAACATTCAACCACCTTCGCAGCTGCAATAGAGAACTACTACAAACTATCAGCTCGGGGTGACCAGGAGACAGCAAAGTACGCCATGGGCTGGCTCAGCGGAGAGAAGAACATACCCTTCACCATAAAGAGGCAGTTCGGGGTCAAGGGGGACATTGACAGGGAGAACGCCTTCAAGTACCTTGAGGCCCTATCATCCTTCCTCAGGGCACTGAAGTATTCGGGGCTGATAATACTCATCGACGAGGCAGAACACATAATGACCCTCCACACCAAGAAGCTGAGGGATATGGCCTACGATTACATGAGGTACATATACGATGAGTGCAGCATCGGAAGATTCCAGAACACCCTCTTCATATTCGCAGGCACACCCGAGTTCTTCGAGGACCCGAAGCTTGGAGTGCCATCCTACACAGCCCTCAATGAGAGGATAGAGGACGCCATCAAAACAGAGTTCAGGGACCTCAGAAAACCCATCATCAAACTTGACGGTTTCAGGAGGGAGAACCTCCAGGAGCTCTCCGAGAGGCTAATTTCAATGCACGAGGAGGTCTATGGATGGGAGGCCACACCTGTGAGGGAATCCCTCGACGGTATAATCTCAAGGCATGAGGCCAACGCCGAGCTGACAGGTTACATCTCCCCCAGGAACTTTGTCAAGTCCTTCATAAGTGTCCTGGATATTGTACACCAGAACCCTGAACTCAGGAGCGAGGCCGAAATCCTGGATCTCTTCGAGGAGAAGGAGATAGAGTTTGAGGAGGACGAGGACTGGGTCTAG